Proteins from one Anastrepha obliqua isolate idAnaObli1 chromosome 2, idAnaObli1_1.0, whole genome shotgun sequence genomic window:
- the LOC129239452 gene encoding uncharacterized protein LOC129239452, giving the protein MSDLCMDMHRQRTAATLANAKQNNIKINNNINDYGYDIYSNNKNSFSSCRTPETLYSTQSPTTTDDMPAFDTSGTADVDINNELANVLSLQLRKPKHWRWELSTSRSSANIALPRILLYDHKGQLLVDADSQLEQCYSGPKVESSRKVTRRKSTQLMTDDVQPRTRKRASKAATSNLAHTIRQALNRQFSGLQIQEATPSPVPSNNCSTATTTTTPTTEKSTALSSAIDFYTNELPDYKLQRRANSLKGVRFKVNDESEINNDIATMKDTHNSFNLANLPTPPSTITTSTTNTPTNSSSSGPREKRRYRRSHSSGRSPATSESILERFSFNKGRFSSPEYAEEHEVYHAPRYFLRTSKAGTLIVQEESFSRYRRRRRPRNSSTENIQSSKSSLKSDSGMKRQQKALTVNGVAEERPSGSLCNVSEQQAQVLRRKVFPVRRYLSDGNMLLQQQCSSSDEEHEQEKEREKDDARAQLRPRKIANHRKQSKRELIMIDSENGVRPGAVTPESR; this is encoded by the exons ATGTCAGATTTGTGTATGGATATGCATCGGCAGCGCACGGCTGCAACATTggcaaatgcaaaacaaaataatattaaaattaacaataacaTCAACGATTATGGCTATGATAtttatagcaacaacaaaaacagttttAGTAGCTGTCGAACACCTGAAACGCTCTACTCAACACAAAGTCCAACAACAACTGACGATATGCCTGCCTTCGACACTAGCGGCACAGCTGACGTTGACATCAATAACGAGCTCGCAAATGTGCTGAGCTTACAGCTGCGCAAACCAAAGCACTGGCGTTGGGAGCTGAGCACTTCACGCTCGTCTGCGAACATCGCGCTGCCACGCATTCTGCTGTACGATCACAAAGGTCAGCTATTGGTGGATGCGGATAGTCAATTGGAGCAATGTTACAGTGGGCCAAAAGTGGAGTCATCACGAAAAGTGACGCGTCGAAAATCAACGCAGCTCATGACAGACGACGTTCAGCCCCGTACACGTAAGCGTGCCAGCAAGGCAGCCACCTCTAATTTGGCGCATACCATAAGACAAGCTTTGAATCGTCAATTTAGTGGGCTACAAATACAAGAGGCCACACCCTCACCTGTACCTTCGAACAACTGTAGCACCGCAACAACTACCACTACACCCACAACCGAAAAGTCTACTGCGCTATCTTCAGCTATTGACTTTTACACCAATGAGCTGCCCGATTACAAGTTACAGCGACGCGCCAATTCGCTCAAGGGTGTACGTTTTAAAGTCAACGATGAATCGGAAATAAACAATGATATTGCCACCATGAAGGACACACATAACTCGTTCAATCTAGCCAACTTGCCAACGCCACCATCTACTATCACCACCTCCACCACCAATACGCCCACCAATTCGTCATCGTCCGGACCGCGTGAAAAGCGTCGCTATCGACGTTCGCATAGCTCAGGCCGTTCGCCTGCAACTTCCGAATCGATATTGGAACGTTTCAGTTTCAACAAGGGACGCTTTTCTTCACCTGAATATGCCGAAGAACATGAAGTGTACCATGCGCCGCGCTATTTTCTACGCACCAGCAAAGCTGGTACTTTGATAGTGCAAGAGGAGAGTTTCAGCCGTTATCGTCGACGGCGTCGGCCACGTAACTCGTCCACTGAGAATATACAAAGTTCGAAAAGTTCGCTAAAGTCAGATAGCGGGATGAAGCGTCAACAGAAAGCGCTCACTGTAAATGGTGTCGCTGAAGAGCGACCGAGTGGTAGCCTGTGCAATGTTAGTGAGCAACAAGCGCAGGTGCTGCGTAGAAAGGTGTTCCCTGTGCGTCGCTATCTTAGCGATGGaaatatgctgctacaacagcaatgcTCTAGCTCAGATGAAGAGCACGAGCAAGAGAAAGAGCGCGAGAAAGACGATGCGAGAGCGCAGCTGAGACCACGGAAAATCGCCAACCACAGAAAGCAGAGCAAAAGAG AATTGATTATGATAGATTCAGAGAATGGTGTGCGGCCTGGCGCTGTTACCCCGGAGTCAAGGTGA